The proteins below are encoded in one region of Frankiales bacterium:
- the pruA gene encoding L-glutamate gamma-semialdehyde dehydrogenase → MDAVTRTPVAVNEPVRSYGPGTPERERLQKRLVDLAGERVDLTCTIGGVERRGGGEQIEVVQPHARHHVLGTLGGATHDDARDAMAAAKAAAPGWRALSFDDRAAIFLKAADLLAGPWRDTLNAATMLGQSKTSYQAEIDSACELIDFWRFNVGFARQLIAEQPISSPGVWNRLDHRPLEGVVYAVTPFNFTAISGNLPTAPAMMGNVVIWKPAHTQALAAHYLMRLLEEAGLPPGVINLVTGHGVETSDVVLGDPDFAGLHFTGSTRVFQQLWRTIGENIASYRSYPRVVGETGGKDFVVAHPSADLDVLRTALVRGSFEYQGQKCSASSRAYVPRSLWATLRDELAATVDGLAMGPVTDFDNFMGAVIDDRAFARVTSAIDRAKADPSVSVVAGGTYDDSDGWFIRPTVIECTDPTAEYFTDEYFGPLLAVHVYDDDHYDEMLTQMEGVASYGLTGSIIAQDRAAIAAATDDLRFAAGNFYVNDKSTGAVVGQQPFGGARASGTNDKAGAPQNLLRWTSTRAIKEALVPPKVAMGGTYHGWGYGKPDELPRP, encoded by the coding sequence ATGGACGCCGTGACCCGTACCCCCGTCGCCGTCAACGAGCCGGTGCGCTCCTACGGACCCGGCACCCCCGAGCGAGAGCGCCTTCAGAAGCGCCTGGTCGACCTCGCCGGCGAGCGGGTCGACCTCACCTGCACCATCGGCGGGGTCGAGCGCCGCGGCGGCGGCGAGCAGATCGAGGTGGTGCAGCCGCACGCGCGCCACCACGTGCTCGGCACGCTCGGCGGAGCGACGCACGACGACGCGCGCGACGCGATGGCCGCGGCCAAGGCCGCCGCGCCCGGCTGGCGCGCGCTGTCGTTCGACGACCGGGCCGCGATCTTCCTCAAGGCGGCCGACCTCCTGGCCGGCCCGTGGCGCGACACCCTCAACGCCGCCACGATGCTCGGGCAGAGCAAGACCAGCTACCAGGCCGAGATCGACTCCGCCTGCGAGCTCATCGACTTCTGGCGCTTCAACGTCGGCTTCGCGCGCCAGCTCATCGCCGAGCAGCCGATCTCGTCGCCGGGGGTGTGGAACCGGCTCGACCACCGCCCGCTCGAGGGCGTGGTCTACGCCGTCACACCGTTCAACTTCACCGCCATCTCCGGCAACCTGCCGACCGCCCCGGCGATGATGGGCAACGTCGTCATCTGGAAGCCCGCGCACACGCAGGCCCTGGCGGCGCACTACCTCATGCGGCTGCTCGAGGAGGCCGGGCTGCCGCCCGGCGTCATCAACCTGGTGACCGGCCATGGGGTGGAGACCAGCGACGTCGTGCTGGGCGACCCGGACTTCGCCGGGCTGCACTTCACCGGCTCCACCCGGGTGTTCCAGCAGCTGTGGCGCACCATCGGCGAGAACATCGCGTCCTACCGCTCCTACCCGCGCGTGGTGGGCGAGACGGGCGGCAAGGACTTCGTCGTCGCGCACCCGAGCGCCGACCTCGACGTGCTCCGCACGGCGCTGGTGCGCGGCTCGTTCGAGTACCAGGGGCAGAAGTGCTCGGCGTCCTCGCGCGCCTACGTACCGCGCTCCCTGTGGGCCACGCTGCGCGACGAGCTCGCCGCCACCGTCGACGGCCTCGCGATGGGCCCGGTGACGGACTTCGACAACTTCATGGGCGCGGTGATCGACGACCGCGCCTTCGCCCGTGTCACCTCGGCCATCGACCGCGCCAAGGCCGACCCGTCGGTCAGCGTCGTCGCGGGCGGCACCTACGACGACAGCGACGGCTGGTTCATCCGGCCGACGGTGATCGAGTGCACCGACCCCACGGCGGAGTACTTCACGGATGAGTACTTCGGCCCGCTGCTCGCCGTGCACGTCTACGACGACGACCACTACGACGAGATGCTCACGCAGATGGAGGGCGTCGCGTCCTACGGCCTCACCGGATCGATCATCGCCCAGGACCGCGCCGCGATCGCCGCGGCCACGGACGACCTGCGCTTCGCGGCGGGCAACTTCTACGTCAACGACAAGAGCACCGGCGCGGTCGTGGGCCAGCAGCCCTTCGGCGGCGCGCGGGCGTCGGGCACCAACGACAAGGCCGGCGCGCCGCAGAACCTGCTGCGCTGGACCTCCACGCGCGCGATCAAGGAGGCGCTGGTGCCGCCGAAGGTCGCGATGGGCGGCACCTACCACGGCTGGGGCTACGGCAAGCCGGACGAGCTGCCGCGGCCGTAG